The following proteins are co-located in the Roseovarius arcticus genome:
- a CDS encoding YceD family protein, with protein MAKPLTDIVVLRVAELPKGTTQPFDIAPDAAARALMADELGILALRKLTFRGELAPLGRRDWQLTAELGATASQACIATLEPVTCRIDARVQRRFLADMPRPEELEPTSEDGVPIPDDEAEEPLGDIIDLGRVLIEAVALALPDYPRKVGAGAAEAAAAPPGADPLDDDAVKPFAGLAALRAKMDDDE; from the coding sequence ATGGCAAAGCCGCTCACAGATATTGTAGTCCTCCGCGTGGCCGAGTTGCCCAAGGGCACGACGCAGCCCTTTGACATTGCGCCGGACGCCGCCGCGCGCGCCCTCATGGCCGATGAGCTTGGCATCCTCGCGCTGCGCAAGCTGACCTTTCGCGGAGAGTTGGCACCGCTGGGCCGCCGCGATTGGCAACTGACCGCCGAGTTGGGCGCGACCGCGTCGCAGGCCTGCATTGCAACACTTGAGCCGGTGACCTGCCGCATCGACGCGCGCGTCCAGCGCCGCTTTCTGGCCGACATGCCACGCCCCGAGGAACTGGAGCCAACATCCGAAGACGGCGTTCCCATCCCGGATGACGAGGCCGAAGAGCCGCTGGGCGATATCATCGATCTGGGCCGCGTCCTGATCGAGGCGGTCGCGCTGGCCCTGCCCGACTATCCTCGCAAAGTCGGTGCAGGCGCTGCCGAGGCCGCCGCCGCGCCCCCCGGCGCGGACCCGCTGGATGACGACGCGGTCAAGCCGTTTGCAGGACTGGCAGCCCTCCGCGCCAAGATGGACGACGACGAATAA
- the plsX gene encoding phosphate acyltransferase PlsX, with the protein MIARPDSTSASTPAQTGNAGTSSRRPLADDSGDAPAGTLFAGKTVVSVDAMGGDMGPATVIAGIAASAAKNADIAFILHGPKDELEPLVAKHRALADCCTLRDARGVVTMDDKPGHVARNGKDTSMWSALESVRGGEATVCVSCGNTGALMLMSVLRLRRLPGIYRPAIAVMWPSRNPQGFNLLMDGGADISADAKDLMQYALMGASYAREGLGVERPRIGLLNVGTEEHKGRAELREAHDLIRAHARGADFDFVGFVEGRDLPGDTVDVIVTDGFTGNVALKTGEGTANLIADLLREAFQYSLLSRIAAVLAYPSLRRLKKRIDPRRFNGGVFLGLNGTVVKSHGAADATGVSAAVKLAFQLAQGGFSAKLAARVASATVPSADDTTDAAENDATPEKAL; encoded by the coding sequence ATGATCGCGCGTCCAGATAGCACATCGGCCAGCACTCCGGCGCAGACAGGCAATGCCGGCACATCGTCGCGTCGGCCATTGGCTGACGATTCCGGCGACGCCCCTGCCGGCACGCTGTTTGCGGGCAAGACTGTTGTATCGGTCGATGCCATGGGCGGGGACATGGGCCCCGCCACAGTCATCGCAGGCATCGCTGCCAGCGCCGCGAAAAACGCTGATATTGCGTTCATATTGCACGGCCCCAAGGACGAACTGGAACCGCTCGTCGCGAAGCACCGCGCGCTGGCAGACTGCTGCACGCTGCGCGACGCGCGCGGTGTCGTCACTATGGACGACAAGCCCGGCCATGTCGCTCGCAACGGCAAGGACACCTCAATGTGGTCGGCACTCGAATCAGTGCGCGGCGGCGAGGCGACAGTTTGCGTCTCATGCGGGAATACAGGCGCGCTGATGCTGATGTCGGTCCTACGCCTTCGTCGCCTGCCCGGAATTTACCGCCCTGCCATTGCAGTGATGTGGCCCTCCCGCAATCCACAAGGATTCAACCTTCTGATGGATGGCGGCGCCGATATCAGCGCCGATGCCAAAGATCTGATGCAATATGCCCTCATGGGCGCATCCTATGCCCGCGAGGGGCTAGGCGTGGAGCGCCCCCGCATCGGCCTGCTGAATGTCGGCACAGAAGAGCATAAGGGCCGCGCCGAACTACGCGAGGCGCATGACCTGATTCGTGCCCACGCACGCGGTGCCGATTTCGATTTTGTGGGCTTCGTCGAGGGACGCGACCTGCCCGGCGATACTGTCGACGTAATCGTGACGGATGGATTCACCGGCAACGTCGCGCTGAAAACCGGCGAAGGCACGGCAAATCTTATCGCCGACCTGCTGCGCGAGGCGTTTCAGTATTCGCTGCTGTCACGCATTGCGGCGGTCCTGGCCTATCCTTCGCTGCGCCGCCTGAAAAAGCGGATCGACCCGCGCAGATTCAATGGCGGCGTGTTTTTAGGTCTGAACGGCACAGTCGTGAAATCACATGGCGCGGCAGATGCGACCGGCGTCTCGGCTGCCGTCAAACTTGCGTTTCAGCTGGCCCAAGGTGGATTTTCGGCAAAGCTGGCGGCGCGCGTCGCTTCCGCCACAGTACCCTCTGCCGATGATACAACCGACGCAGCCGAAAATGATGCCACACCGGAAAAAGCGCTATGA
- the rpmF gene encoding 50S ribosomal protein L32, whose protein sequence is MAVQQNKVSKSRRNNRRAHDALSGANPNECPNCGELKRPHHVCSACGHYADREIVAMADEVDLDEDAA, encoded by the coding sequence ATGGCTGTCCAGCAGAACAAAGTATCGAAATCGCGCCGCAACAATCGTCGCGCACATGACGCCCTCAGTGGCGCCAACCCCAACGAGTGCCCGAACTGCGGCGAGCTGAAGCGCCCGCACCACGTATGTTCGGCATGCGGCCACTACGCTGATCGCGAAATCGTCGCGATGGCCGACGAGGTCGATCTGGACGAAGACGCGGCCTGA
- a CDS encoding MerR family transcriptional regulator translates to MSKSADAFRTISEVADWLGIPAHVLRFWESKFTQVKPVKRAGGRRYYRPADMQLLGGIRKLLHDEGMTIKGVQKVMREQGVHHVAAMSPPLDGDLDTDVAGIALDVPEVEPRGQIVNFGRPQAEAPAPSSKVQEPAKNDSEPTDIVLDVQQENVESAPVSPEPSVEDTSPEDTALQEPADLTAPEPAKQTEDTAPSESAASDQAAPITEAAEAAYPSDAAPPEHTPDGDGSATSEDTQVEDEAPDEVSGASPEPTPKRMAQPVDPEDEVVTEAEAPEAKSDTRPRVEQVQTADDPSDTEPAPASALTHLAAYDRKPKPQDAARIADIANRLTDLRSRMSGNAKTP, encoded by the coding sequence ATGTCCAAATCCGCAGACGCCTTTCGCACGATCAGCGAAGTCGCAGACTGGCTGGGTATTCCCGCCCATGTCCTGCGGTTTTGGGAAAGTAAGTTCACCCAAGTGAAGCCCGTCAAGCGTGCCGGCGGGCGCCGTTATTACCGCCCTGCCGACATGCAACTGCTGGGCGGCATTCGCAAGCTGCTGCACGACGAGGGCATGACGATAAAGGGCGTGCAGAAGGTCATGCGTGAACAGGGCGTGCACCATGTAGCGGCGATGTCACCGCCCCTTGACGGCGATCTAGACACCGATGTCGCGGGCATTGCGTTGGACGTGCCCGAAGTCGAGCCGCGTGGCCAGATCGTCAACTTTGGGCGTCCTCAAGCAGAAGCGCCGGCCCCCTCCAGTAAAGTGCAAGAGCCCGCTAAAAACGATTCTGAGCCCACCGATATCGTGCTAGACGTCCAGCAAGAGAATGTCGAAAGCGCGCCGGTCTCGCCAGAACCTTCGGTCGAGGATACTTCGCCGGAAGATACCGCCCTTCAGGAACCGGCCGACCTGACTGCGCCAGAGCCAGCCAAGCAGACTGAGGACACCGCCCCCAGCGAGAGCGCCGCCAGCGATCAGGCCGCTCCGATCACCGAGGCGGCTGAGGCTGCTTATCCAAGCGACGCAGCCCCGCCCGAGCATACACCTGACGGCGATGGCAGCGCCACGTCCGAGGATACCCAAGTCGAAGACGAAGCACCTGATGAGGTTTCTGGTGCAAGTCCGGAGCCTACACCCAAGCGCATGGCGCAGCCCGTCGATCCCGAGGACGAAGTTGTGACTGAGGCAGAAGCGCCCGAGGCCAAAAGTGACACGCGCCCTCGCGTTGAGCAGGTCCAGACAGCGGACGATCCGTCTGATACCGAGCCTGCGCCCGCCTCTGCACTTACCCACCTGGCGGCGTACGACCGCAAGCCTAAGCCCCAAGACGCAGCGCGCATTGCCGATATTGCCAACCGCCTGACCGATCTTAGGTCGCGCATGTCCGGCAACGCGAAAACGCCGTGA
- a CDS encoding L,D-transpeptidase family protein gives MIISAIFNATRRARRGILPAAVALMIFAAPPASLAGVTAFKQAVAEGAARDDALAAHYRTSGYDAIWTGQDEASRARRLALLQAIDAAPAHGLPASRYDAAGLMTMMRNARTPRDIGAVEIEMSHVFLRLAHDMQTGMLTPSRVDSNIVRDVPKRDAAELLGAFVASNPSGFFRGLAPKSGEYARLMREKTRLEGLLAAGGWGPAVPAASLAPGQSGADVVALRNRLMRMGYLERTASASYDIPLQQAVQQFQASHGLVADGTAGGSTIAAINAPISERLPMIIVAMERERWLNIPRGKRHVLVNLADFSARIMDDDKLTFETRAVIGKNAAGQESPEFSDEMEYLEINPVWNVPRSITVKEYLPQMQRNRGAMSHLKLYNSRGQQVSRANVNFNAYTARNFPFDLKQPPSTRNALGLVKFMFPNKYNIYLHDTPSKSLFQRNVRAFSHGCIRLQDPFDFAYELLSRQEADPKSYFDRILNSGRQTQVRLDQKVPVHIIYRTASVPAKGPVQYRGDVYGRDGRIWDALQKAGVSLPDVQG, from the coding sequence ATGATCATATCAGCTATCTTCAATGCCACGCGCCGCGCGCGCCGCGGGATTTTGCCCGCTGCGGTCGCTCTTATGATCTTTGCAGCGCCGCCCGCCTCGCTGGCGGGTGTCACCGCGTTCAAGCAGGCGGTCGCCGAGGGCGCCGCGCGGGACGATGCGCTGGCCGCGCATTACCGCACCAGCGGATATGACGCAATCTGGACAGGGCAAGACGAGGCCAGCCGCGCGCGCCGTCTGGCGCTGCTTCAGGCGATCGACGCTGCGCCTGCGCATGGTCTGCCGGCCAGCCGCTATGACGCAGCGGGCCTCATGACCATGATGCGCAATGCCCGCACTCCGCGTGATATCGGCGCGGTCGAAATCGAGATGTCGCACGTTTTCCTACGCTTGGCCCATGACATGCAAACCGGCATGCTGACGCCCTCGCGCGTTGATTCTAACATCGTCCGCGACGTCCCCAAGCGCGACGCAGCAGAGTTGCTGGGCGCATTCGTTGCGTCTAATCCCAGCGGTTTCTTTCGTGGGCTCGCGCCAAAGTCAGGCGAATATGCACGCTTGATGCGGGAGAAAACACGGCTGGAGGGGTTGCTGGCTGCGGGTGGCTGGGGCCCTGCCGTGCCCGCCGCATCGCTGGCGCCGGGCCAGTCGGGCGCGGATGTAGTCGCGCTTCGAAATCGGCTGATGAGGATGGGATATCTGGAGCGGACAGCCTCGGCCAGCTACGACATTCCCCTGCAGCAGGCTGTGCAGCAGTTTCAGGCATCCCATGGCTTGGTCGCGGACGGCACCGCCGGCGGGTCTACCATCGCCGCCATCAACGCACCTATTTCCGAGCGCCTGCCGATGATCATCGTCGCAATGGAGCGCGAGCGCTGGCTGAACATCCCGCGGGGCAAGCGCCACGTTTTGGTCAACCTCGCCGACTTCAGCGCCCGCATCATGGACGACGACAAACTGACGTTTGAAACGCGCGCCGTCATCGGCAAGAACGCGGCCGGGCAGGAAAGCCCGGAATTCTCGGACGAGATGGAATATCTGGAGATTAATCCGGTCTGGAACGTCCCGCGTTCGATCACTGTTAAGGAATACCTGCCGCAGATGCAGCGCAATCGCGGCGCGATGAGCCATCTGAAGCTGTACAATTCGCGGGGCCAGCAAGTGAGCCGTGCAAACGTGAATTTCAACGCCTACACCGCTCGGAACTTTCCATTTGATCTAAAACAGCCGCCCTCGACGCGCAATGCGCTGGGACTGGTCAAGTTCATGTTTCCAAACAAATACAACATCTATCTGCACGACACCCCGTCAAAAAGCCTGTTTCAGCGCAACGTCCGCGCATTCAGTCACGGCTGTATCCGTCTGCAGGACCCCTTTGATTTCGCATACGAACTACTGTCCCGCCAAGAGGCCGATCCCAAAAGCTACTTTGACCGTATTCTGAATTCGGGTCGCCAAACGCAGGTGCGGCTGGACCAAAAGGTTCCGGTGCACATTATATATCGCACCGCCTCGGTTCCTGCGAAGGGGCCGGTTCAGTATCGCGGTGATGTCTATGGCCGTGATGGGCGGATCTGGGACGCGCTGCAAAAGGCAGGGGTTTCGCTGCCCGACGTTCAGGGGTAG
- a CDS encoding outer membrane protein assembly factor BamE: MCFGALAGCTALYQNHGYVPPDEDLAQLVPGVDTRAKVDEVIGAPSASGVLSAGDYYYVRSRVRSFGMFRPEVIDRQVLAISFDARDVVANIERFDLRDGYVVPLSRRVTDSTVEGKGFLRQMLGNIGNINPADFF, from the coding sequence ATGTGCTTTGGTGCGCTCGCGGGATGCACTGCATTATACCAAAATCACGGATATGTCCCGCCTGATGAGGATTTGGCGCAGCTTGTACCGGGCGTCGATACGCGCGCTAAGGTCGATGAAGTGATCGGCGCGCCGTCGGCGTCAGGCGTCCTTTCGGCGGGCGACTACTACTACGTACGAAGCCGGGTCCGTAGTTTCGGCATGTTCCGCCCCGAGGTTATAGACCGCCAAGTGCTCGCCATCAGCTTTGACGCGCGCGATGTGGTCGCCAACATCGAGCGCTTCGATCTGCGTGACGGCTATGTCGTGCCGCTATCGCGGCGCGTCACGGATTCCACCGTTGAGGGCAAAGGGTTCTTGCGCCAGATGTTGGGTAATATCGGCAACATCAACCCAGCCGATTTCTTCTAA
- the ihfA gene encoding integration host factor subunit alpha produces the protein MTDKTLTRMDLSEAIFREVGLSRNDSSQLVESVLVHMSDALVRGEQVKISSFGTFSVREKSARVGRNPKTGEEVPINPRRVLTFRPSHLMKDRVAAGNKH, from the coding sequence ATGACTGACAAGACATTGACACGTATGGATTTGAGCGAGGCAATTTTTCGCGAGGTTGGTCTGTCTCGCAACGATTCGTCGCAACTGGTCGAAAGCGTATTGGTTCATATGTCCGACGCACTTGTGCGCGGCGAGCAGGTGAAAATATCATCCTTCGGCACATTCTCAGTGCGTGAGAAATCGGCGCGTGTGGGCCGCAATCCCAAGACCGGCGAAGAAGTCCCGATTAATCCGCGCCGTGTCCTGACCTTTCGTCCTTCGCATCTGATGAAAGATCGTGTGGCCGCCGGCAACAAGCACTAG
- a CDS encoding beta-ketoacyl-ACP synthase III encodes MTRRAVPIGIGHYLPDRIVPNSHFEALVDTSDEWIRTRSGIERRHFAADGQLTSDLATRAARAALENAGISAGDLDGIIVATSTPDLTFPSVGTIVQAELGMTRGFAFDVQAVCAGFIYALCTANAMIVSGQADRLLVIGAETFSRIMDWTDRSTCVLFGDGAGALILEAQEGAGTAQDRGILSTDLNSDGRYREMLYVDGGVSSTGTAGKLRMQGNPLFRQAVEKLSQTAETALQRTGLTSADVDWIVPHQANIRIIQGTAKKLNVPMEHVIQTVQDHGNTSAASIPLAMSVGVADGRIKRGNLILSEAIGGGLAWGAVALRW; translated from the coding sequence ATGACCCGCCGCGCCGTCCCCATCGGCATCGGGCATTATCTGCCGGATCGCATCGTCCCAAACAGCCATTTCGAGGCGCTGGTAGATACCAGCGACGAATGGATTCGGACACGCTCGGGGATCGAAAGGCGCCATTTCGCGGCAGACGGTCAATTGACGTCCGATTTGGCCACCCGCGCCGCGCGTGCCGCACTGGAAAACGCTGGTATCTCAGCAGGCGACCTTGATGGCATAATCGTCGCCACATCTACCCCCGACCTCACATTTCCGTCGGTCGGGACAATAGTGCAGGCCGAACTTGGGATGACCCGCGGCTTTGCCTTCGACGTGCAAGCAGTTTGCGCGGGCTTCATCTATGCGCTTTGCACCGCGAACGCGATGATCGTATCGGGCCAGGCTGATCGTCTGCTGGTTATCGGCGCCGAAACGTTCAGCCGAATCATGGACTGGACCGACCGCAGCACATGCGTGCTATTCGGTGACGGAGCCGGTGCGCTGATCCTTGAGGCCCAAGAGGGCGCGGGAACCGCCCAGGATCGCGGCATCCTTTCGACAGATCTAAATTCCGACGGTCGCTACCGCGAGATGCTGTATGTCGATGGTGGCGTGTCGTCTACCGGCACTGCAGGCAAGCTGCGTATGCAGGGCAATCCCCTCTTTCGCCAAGCTGTCGAGAAGCTAAGCCAGACCGCTGAGACAGCGTTGCAGCGTACGGGGCTCACCTCGGCGGATGTCGATTGGATTGTGCCGCATCAGGCCAATATCCGCATCATCCAAGGCACCGCGAAAAAGCTGAATGTTCCAATGGAGCACGTGATTCAGACAGTTCAAGACCACGGCAATACGTCGGCCGCATCGATTCCTCTCGCTATGTCCGTTGGGGTCGCAGATGGCCGGATCAAGCGCGGCAATTTGATCCTGAGCGAGGCGATTGGCGGCGGATTGGCATGGGGCGCAGTCGCCCTCCGGTGGTAG
- a CDS encoding ABC-F family ATP-binding cassette domain-containing protein — MAARPPLLQLSDISLTFGGDPVFSDLSLVVQLGDRVALVGRNGSGKSTLLKVMAGLVEPDAGTRTVAPAASVGYMEQEPDMAGFATLGDFASSELDPAEMYRVEMAGEGLKFDPARAVSTASGGERRRAALAKLMAEAPELMLLDEPTNHLDIEAIAWLEQTLKDTRTAYVLISHDRAFLRELTRATLWIDRGMVRRQEKGFTHFEEWRDKVWEDEDQSRHKLNRKIKSEARWAVEGISARRKRNQGRVRALQDLRAERSSQIKRQGAAAMALDAGPKSGKKVVEAIGISKAYGGKVILSDFSLKMQRGDRVALVGPNGVGKTTLLNMLLGTEAPDSGTISLGTNLMPAVFDQARAQLDPDMSLWDSLTGDPDMRVSGKADQILVRGSPRHVIGYLKEFLFDEAQARAPVRSLSGGEKARLLLAKLMARESNLLVLDEPTNDLDIETLDLLQELLDGYDGTIILVSHDRDFLDRVATTTIAMEGDGNATAYAGGWSDYRAQRQEGGAADSPNAGGTSKPKANAPAQKEVAPKISFTEKHRLAELPQVIAKLESEIGKLEGLMADPELFTREPVKFRKATEALTTRQKALAAAEEEWLVLEEKVG; from the coding sequence ATGGCAGCACGTCCTCCTCTTTTGCAACTCAGCGACATCTCCCTCACCTTTGGGGGCGATCCTGTGTTTTCAGACCTATCTTTGGTCGTCCAGCTCGGCGACCGCGTCGCGCTTGTCGGGCGGAATGGATCGGGCAAATCGACCCTGTTGAAGGTTATGGCCGGTCTGGTCGAGCCGGATGCAGGCACGCGCACCGTCGCGCCCGCAGCCTCGGTCGGGTATATGGAGCAGGAGCCGGACATGGCCGGATTCGCCACGCTGGGCGATTTCGCCTCAAGCGAGCTGGACCCGGCCGAGATGTACCGCGTCGAGATGGCAGGCGAGGGCCTGAAGTTTGATCCCGCCCGCGCAGTCAGCACCGCCTCTGGCGGCGAACGGCGCCGCGCGGCGTTGGCCAAGCTAATGGCCGAGGCGCCGGAGTTGATGCTACTGGACGAGCCGACGAACCACCTTGATATCGAGGCAATCGCGTGGCTGGAGCAGACGTTGAAGGACACGCGTACAGCCTATGTCCTGATAAGCCATGACCGTGCATTTCTGCGCGAACTTACGCGCGCAACCCTTTGGATAGACAGGGGAATGGTGCGGCGTCAGGAAAAGGGTTTTACCCATTTCGAGGAATGGCGCGACAAGGTTTGGGAAGACGAGGACCAATCCCGTCACAAACTGAACCGCAAGATCAAATCAGAGGCCCGATGGGCCGTCGAGGGTATCAGTGCCCGTCGCAAGCGCAATCAAGGCCGGGTCCGCGCGCTTCAGGATTTGCGCGCGGAGCGTAGTAGCCAGATCAAGCGTCAGGGCGCCGCTGCGATGGCGCTGGATGCTGGGCCGAAGTCCGGCAAGAAAGTGGTTGAAGCCATAGGGATATCAAAGGCTTACGGCGGCAAAGTGATCCTATCGGACTTCTCACTCAAGATGCAACGCGGTGACCGTGTGGCTCTGGTCGGCCCCAATGGAGTGGGCAAGACCACTTTGCTGAATATGTTGCTGGGCACCGAGGCGCCCGATAGCGGCACGATCAGCCTGGGGACTAATTTGATGCCCGCGGTTTTCGATCAGGCGCGTGCGCAGCTGGACCCCGATATGAGCCTCTGGGACAGTCTGACAGGCGATCCGGACATGCGTGTATCGGGCAAAGCTGATCAGATCCTCGTGCGTGGCTCGCCGCGCCATGTGATCGGCTACCTCAAGGAATTTCTCTTTGACGAAGCGCAGGCGCGCGCGCCCGTACGGTCGCTGTCGGGCGGTGAAAAGGCGCGGCTTCTGCTGGCCAAACTGATGGCCCGCGAGAGCAACCTACTGGTGCTGGACGAGCCGACGAACGACCTGGATATCGAGACGCTGGACCTCCTTCAGGAGCTGCTTGACGGGTATGACGGCACGATCATCCTCGTTAGCCACGACCGCGATTTCCTGGACCGCGTCGCCACCACCACCATCGCCATGGAGGGAGATGGCAATGCCACCGCCTATGCTGGCGGCTGGAGCGACTATCGCGCGCAACGCCAAGAGGGCGGTGCAGCGGATTCGCCAAACGCAGGCGGCACATCAAAGCCGAAGGCTAACGCCCCGGCGCAAAAGGAAGTAGCGCCAAAGATCAGCTTTACGGAGAAGCACCGTCTTGCCGAGCTGCCCCAGGTGATCGCGAAGCTGGAGTCTGAGATCGGCAAGCTGGAAGGGCTGATGGCAGATCCAGAACTCTTCACGCGCGAGCCGGTGAAGTTTCGCAAAGCGACAGAGGCGCTGACTACTAGGCAAAAGGCGCTGGCCGCTGCCGAGGAGGAATGGCTCGTGCTGGAGGAAAAGGTCGGCTGA
- the lpxD gene encoding UDP-3-O-(3-hydroxymyristoyl)glucosamine N-acyltransferase encodes MSYTIDEIARALGATAHGAVDLRVTRLAEPGDAGADDLALATKPEYAAALPEGRARAALVWEGADWQAMGLEAAIIAPRPRYAMSGLTRMMDLGEGWGDGIHPTAVIHDTAEMGEGVHVGPLAVIGARARIAAGCRVGPQVFIGADAEIGPDGLIREGARIAARVRIGARVIINPGAVIGGDGFSFVTPEKSGVESVRETLGDQGDAAAQSYVRIHSLGSVRLGDDVEVGANAAIDRGTIRDTVIGDRTKIDTLVMVAHNVVVGTDTLLCGLVGVAGSSRIGNNVVLAGQVGVGDNLFVGDNVIAGGGTKILSNVPAGRVVLGYPAMKMDAHINMYKHMRRLGRLVTDVAQLKKSVFKDGPSD; translated from the coding sequence ATGTCCTACACCATTGATGAAATCGCGCGCGCTCTGGGGGCTACAGCCCACGGCGCTGTTGATCTGCGCGTCACCAGACTAGCCGAGCCGGGCGATGCCGGAGCGGATGACCTGGCACTGGCCACCAAGCCGGAATATGCCGCCGCGTTGCCCGAGGGCCGCGCGCGCGCCGCGCTGGTCTGGGAGGGCGCCGATTGGCAGGCAATGGGGCTGGAGGCCGCGATCATAGCGCCGCGTCCGCGCTATGCGATGTCGGGCCTCACACGGATGATGGACCTTGGCGAGGGTTGGGGCGACGGTATCCACCCCACCGCGGTCATTCACGACACAGCCGAAATGGGCGAGGGCGTCCATGTCGGCCCGCTTGCCGTGATTGGCGCGCGGGCGCGGATCGCTGCAGGCTGCCGGGTTGGGCCTCAGGTATTCATCGGCGCGGATGCGGAAATTGGTCCAGATGGCCTGATCCGCGAGGGCGCCCGCATTGCAGCCCGCGTGCGCATCGGGGCGCGGGTGATCATCAATCCCGGCGCGGTTATCGGCGGCGATGGTTTCAGCTTTGTCACGCCCGAAAAGTCGGGCGTCGAGTCGGTTCGTGAGACGCTTGGGGATCAAGGGGATGCCGCCGCGCAAAGCTATGTGCGCATTCACAGCCTTGGCTCTGTCCGTTTGGGCGATGATGTCGAGGTGGGCGCGAATGCTGCAATCGACCGCGGGACCATCCGCGATACTGTCATCGGCGACCGCACAAAGATCGACACACTCGTGATGGTCGCGCATAATGTGGTGGTCGGCACTGACACGCTGCTATGCGGTTTGGTCGGTGTCGCGGGCTCGTCGCGGATTGGCAATAACGTGGTGCTGGCGGGGCAGGTGGGTGTTGGTGACAACCTCTTTGTCGGGGATAATGTGATCGCCGGTGGCGGCACCAAGATCCTGAGCAATGTGCCCGCCGGGCGCGTCGTGCTAGGCTATCCTGCGATGAAAATGGATGCGCATATCAATATGTACAAACACATGCGCCGCCTTGGTCGGCTGGTAACGGACGTTGCGCAGCTCAAAAAATCGGTTTTCAAGGATGGGCCGAGTGACTAA
- a CDS encoding YcbK family protein produces the protein MTDTSSNGLSRRALFGAFAATALIAAPTYANAFSFLRGAGDIRRLRMTSPRTGERIDTIYWIEGQYIRESVDEISAFMRDWRSDAVKNIDIRTIDIMVAAHNLMDTSEPYTLLSGYRTPQTNSMLRSKSGGVAKNSLHLKGQAADLRLGSRSVGQMGKAAIACNAGGVGKYSRSNFVHMDCGVVRSWGG, from the coding sequence ATGACAGATACATCTTCGAATGGCCTGTCGCGGCGTGCACTCTTTGGTGCATTCGCGGCAACAGCCCTAATCGCAGCCCCCACATATGCAAATGCTTTCAGCTTTTTGCGCGGAGCCGGCGACATACGCCGACTGCGCATGACGTCGCCGCGCACCGGTGAACGGATCGATACGATTTACTGGATCGAAGGCCAATACATACGCGAATCTGTCGATGAGATTTCGGCCTTCATGCGCGATTGGCGTTCGGACGCGGTCAAGAATATCGACATCCGAACGATCGACATCATGGTCGCCGCGCATAACCTGATGGATACAAGCGAGCCTTACACACTGCTGTCGGGCTACCGCACGCCTCAAACTAATTCGATGCTGCGCAGCAAATCAGGCGGCGTCGCCAAAAATTCTCTGCACCTCAAGGGTCAGGCCGCCGATCTACGCCTTGGCTCCCGCTCGGTTGGACAGATGGGCAAGGCGGCCATCGCCTGCAACGCAGGCGGCGTCGGCAAATACTCCCGCTCGAACTTTGTTCACATGGATTGCGGCGTTGTGCGCAGCTGGGGCGGCTAA
- a CDS encoding GNAT family N-acetyltransferase, with protein MTDRFKGGQARRYIVRAVASASDLRAAQALRGAAFGLRGPDVDPLDDICEHMLIEDRRLNRLAGCFRLLPLASGSDIARSYSAQFYDLSALTSYAAPMTELGRFCIHPTARDPDILRAAWAAITAHVDAGRVEMLFGCTSFRGVDPAPYEGAFAALARAHLAPRAWAPVARAAQTIPLGGRCARASLAAVPPLLRSYLGMGGWVSDHAVVDPAMNTLHVFTGLEIAAIPPARQRLLRATLDGGGAAR; from the coding sequence TTGACCGATCGCTTTAAGGGTGGCCAAGCGCGCCGCTATATCGTGCGCGCGGTGGCAAGTGCCTCTGACCTGCGCGCAGCGCAGGCACTGCGCGGGGCGGCATTCGGTCTAAGAGGGCCTGACGTTGATCCGTTAGACGACATCTGCGAACATATGTTGATTGAGGACCGGAGGCTGAACAGGCTTGCCGGTTGCTTTCGCCTGCTCCCGCTGGCCAGCGGTTCAGACATAGCGCGCAGCTATTCGGCGCAGTTCTATGATCTAAGTGCGCTGACCAGCTATGCTGCCCCGATGACTGAACTGGGGCGATTCTGCATCCACCCTACCGCGCGCGATCCCGATATCTTGCGGGCTGCATGGGCGGCCATCACTGCGCATGTGGATGCTGGTCGGGTGGAAATGCTGTTTGGCTGCACATCATTTCGCGGCGTCGATCCCGCACCCTATGAGGGCGCTTTTGCCGCGTTGGCCCGCGCGCATCTGGCGCCGCGCGCATGGGCGCCGGTGGCCCGCGCTGCGCAGACCATACCTCTTGGAGGGCGGTGCGCGCGTGCCTCGCTGGCCGCAGTGCCGCCGCTTTTGCGTAGCTATCTGGGGATGGGTGGCTGGGTTAGCGATCATGCCGTGGTCGATCCGGCGATGAACACACTGCACGTCTTTACCGGGCTGGAAATTGCGGCGATTCCGCCTGCGCGGCAGCGCTTGCTGCGCGCCACGCTTGACGGCGGCGGCGCGGCGCGGTAG